Proteins encoded within one genomic window of Eleutherodactylus coqui strain aEleCoq1 chromosome 1, aEleCoq1.hap1, whole genome shotgun sequence:
- the LOC136609497 gene encoding taste receptor type 2 member 9-like, protein MWYTCCWLLTESLRLLIKELGPEYKMLPETFAFSFISCLLLIIGLLLNGFIVIINFFWWIKHQTLQTINVIITSLGLVRIALLGIFAQFIYIAISDISMLHIDAYPETIGTLTVCLMFCSLWWASVLCVFYCVKITNYSNTFFMRLKMKISTMIPWLLLISLVISFISSLPYIRFIYYLPIVNGTNDGIMKVNLVNMFIIISTGSVIPFVLCCMAIYLTVVSLLRHTRNMNSRDSGFSDAQRDIHLSVIRNMVSLLLLYALYFVTYVMIPIFIELKYNLSVSFIFLCAFPNLHSASLIVSNKELKKSFLVVFSCTWLLHIKQ, encoded by the coding sequence ATGTGGTATACCTGCTGTTGGCTGCTTACAGAGAGTCTACGATTGCTGATAAAAGAACTTGGTCCTGAATATAAGATGCTTCCCGAAACATTTGCATTTAGCTTCATTTCTTGCCTCCTACTTATCATCGGGTTACTGCTAAATGGATTTATTGTCATAATAAACTTCTTTTGGTGGATAAAACATCAAACTCTACAAACCATCAATGTTATTATTACCAGCTTGGGACTGGTGAGAATTGCACTTCTAGGTATatttgcacaatttatttatatTGCAATATCTGATATCTCTATGCTCCATATTGATGCTTATCCTGAAACTATAGGCACCTTAACAGTCTGTCTgatgttctgcagtctgtggtgGGCCTCGGTGCTCTGTGTGTTCTACTGTGTGAAGATCACAAACTACAGCAACACATTCTTCATGAGGCTGAAGATGAAGATCTCCACGATGATCCCCTGGCTGCTTCTCATCTCACTGGTCATCTCCTTTATTTCCAGTTTGCCTTATATAAGGTTTATTTATTATCTTCCTATTGTTAACGGCACCAATGATGGAATAATGAAAGTAAATTTAGTCAATATGTTTATCATCATCTCTACAGGATCTGTCATACCATTTGTGCTATGTTGTATGGCCATTTATCTTACTGTTGTGTCACTCCTGAGACACACCAGAAATATGAACAGCAGAGACTCTGGTTTTAGTGATGCACAACGAGACATTCACCTCAGTGTCATTCGGAACATGGTCTCTCTCCTGTTGTTATATGCTCTCTATTTTGTAACTTATGTCATGATTCCTATTTTCATAGAGCTAAAATATAATTTGTCAGTTAGTTTTATTTTCCTGTGTGCTTTTCCAAATCTACACTCTGCTTCTCTAATTGTCAGCAACAAAGAGTTAAAAAAATCCTTCTTGGTTGTCTTTTCTTGTACTTGGTTACTACATATAAAGCAGTAA